GGATGACTGACCAGCCTGGCTTCCCAGGAGACACAGACCCGCCGCCCGGGTAGCCGGCTTGGAGCATGAGTGGTTTTATAAAAAGCTCCAGGTGCCCGGGGCAGCTGCCCCCTGGGCAGTCCCAGGGCAGACGTCCAGGAGCGACGGCCGATGTGAAGGAGTTCTCCAGAAAGTGCCTGAAAGTGAAGGAGCTGGTTTGGGCAGAGGCTTGGCTGTGGGGATGCGGCCGGGGCGCCCACCATGAACAACCCGACTTACGTAGTCGCACCGTGAGTGAGATTTCTCTGTTTGACACGGGAGTCGTGGCCACACCTTTCCCATTTGCTCGCCATCAATAGTCCCCAAGAGTGCCTGGTCCATCCTTGCTCACCTAAAGCCAACATTTCTTATCTCGGACATTTTCTTATCtcagaatttaattttctgaGTGAGCTGGGCAATTGCTCTCATCCACCTCCAGGACCACAAAGGTGGTATCTTGGGGTCACCTCCCTCCCCATGAACCCTACGGAGTCCATCCTAGAAGCAACCCCAGAGACAGGTGTTCCTGCTGTCACCCCCGTGCTGGGCGCTCAGCGCTGGCCGGGAGCAGGTCAGTCCCAGCTGTCAGCCCCAGCTGTCAGCCGGGCTCCGGCCATGGGTCCAGCAAAATGGCAGGCCCTGCTCCTGCAGATGAGTTCTGGACCCACGGTCACTTCCAGGAGGGAGAAAATTAAAGTCTGAGGTAATCAATCAGCCCCATTGTTGCCCCTTTGCCACCATCTGAATGGTGGGCTTTCAGGAAAGCAGGAAGAGCAGGTGGCGTTTAGATAAACTAATAATCTCCGCTGGGGACAAAGATCAAAACAAGAGGAGGCACTGCTCACGGGGCCCAGAGCTGACCTGAACCCCTACCTCGGGGCCCCCGCTGGGCGCCACCTTCTCCTCGCCTACGTCCCTGTAGGCgtgcaggcagggaggggagtcCCCATCTGTctagaatattttctcttctaggGAGAcatctgactttttctttttctctgacatttctcTGCGAGTGTGAGCTCCTTGCTGCTGTCTCATGCACCCATTTTCTGTCCTGTCCCTTCACTTCTCTGGCGATTCTTCCAAGAGCTGGCTTTCCAGTGGTGCTCTGCAATCAGAAACAAAAGGTGTACCacctttagaaagagaaagagggtcaGAGCCTCCTGTCCTAGCTGCCCTTCACCTGCCACGTGTCCAGGGAACCTGTTTCCTCCGCCCGGCCCACAGCCACCTGGGTACAGGCGAAAACTCCCCGGATTTCTACTTGTGAGAAAAATGTAAACGACATAAAAGTATCCTACCACACATGACATTGGCCACAGGTCTCCCCAAAACTCCTTTTATCAAATTAAGGAAGTCCTCTTCTGGGTCCAGCTCGCTGAATGTCTGAGTTCCACCTGCAGGCACTGCGATGTCTGAAACGCAGTAAACCACACACGCAGAGGCTCTAGTGCTGCGTGATCGTTGAACGAAGCCTGCTCCGCCCGTTCAGGTGTGTACGTTCAGGAACTGCTGGAGTCGATCTGCCAAGTTTTACCCGGGATTTTTGCCACGACGCTTATCGATAAGACTGGAATATAACTGAGGTCCTTGCAGTTTTTCTGACCTGGCTTGTATGCTAACAACCTCCACGACAGCCTCTTCTTCGCGTGAGCTGGCCAGACGTCTGAACCTACTGCTGGGAAAATGAAATCTTCATCCACCAGAAGAAGTCAATCGATAAATTAAAACTGATCAGTCACAAAACAGCAACATAagagctagaaaaaaaagaaggtaaacgTGAGAAGAAACATCAGTAGAGACTGAAAGCGGTCGCCTCCAGGGAAGACTGTGATGGGACTGGGGACTCAGTGCTGCTGTTTTGTTAAAAGAATCCTTTTagtacacttttctttttaaaccatgcATATGTATCACTTtgaaaaaactaaagacaaaatttAGATCTCACAAAACTCAAGAGATATTTATGGTGCAGAATCGATTTTGAAGTCTGTGGcatcttctgttgtttttttctttttccccggTGAACACACATACAGAAGTCACGGGCTGTTTGTCCGCGCTTTTTCCATCCAGTATATTTCATACTTCCCCGTCTCTGAACACGTGAAGGCTTTCCCCTGACCCCACCCCGCAGCAGTTAGCACCTAGGAACTCGTGTGGAGAATTCTTAAAATCAAGATTTCAGACTTTTAAGAGAGATCTGCTTCCTTCTGTTATTTGCTTTTCCTACCAACCGTCTCAAAGAGTTGGAGACTAACCTCGTTAATTGTGGAGGCTGGCTAGGGCACAGGGAGACTGTGACTGAGTTAAGAGGATGGATGCTGGGGAAGAGGGATGATGAGGCTGGGGGACTGTACTGATATTTGGGTTCTGATTAAACTGGAGGAAGGGTGGTGACAGCAGACATGGCGGCACCACAGTTAATTGGATTAAAATGTGGCTGGTTGGATTATCTAATTGAAAGAGGAGACAGCCAAGGAATCTGTCTCACACTATGTCTATTAAAGGTAATGACTCAGGGagcctggagagaggaggggagagagttaAGATTTGGGAGATAGACACTTTCAGGTCGTGATGAGAACCCGGGTGCAGAagtgaggaaggaggcaggggatggaggagCAAGGCAGGAGAGCCAGGAAGACAGCAGGGAATTTCTGACGTGACAGCCACAGCGGGGACAGTATCCCCAGATTGCGTGAGCTTCAAGGGAGCTGGGAGTTTTaagggaaacagaagaaatgttttgaaAGAGCAGGGCCCCCACCCCACTTTCAGTTTGAGATGACGAGACACGTCAGAGGAAAACAACCTCCCCTCTAGGGAGCTGCAGGGAGAAGTGGTCCCCGGGGAACAGCAGGCTGAGGGCAGCAAAAAGACAACAGGAAGGCTCCCAGAGGTGGCTGAGGGTTTGGGGTTTGCTGATGAGCGGCTGTGTTTAGGGGGCACAGTGGAAGAGCTGGGGTGGGCGGAAGGCTGGATGAGACGGTGGTTCAGAGCTTACGGGGATGAGGTCCAGCGGATGACAGCACTGCGgggcctgaggcaggagggacTGGTCCCGAGGGAGGACAGTCCGCTCAAGCTGAGGGCAGTGAATTAGGGGGCCTCCCTCTGCTTTGGCTAAAACGCCAAGAAGGCAGGTTTGTGTTCAGATGCCCTCTGCCTCCTACAGCTCCCACCCAAGTGGGCTGTGCCCTCACCACACTTAAGCACTGGGCACTGGGTGGACTCAGCAAACACTCCCTGCAAGAATGACTCTTCAGGGAGGGGTAGGGACAGCACTGAGTGCGGTCCTGCCTCCCCCGTAACAGGCTGATGGGAACTCAGCTGACTTAACACCCTCTAGGGAGGCGCTGCAGGTTGCTTCGCTCTgaccccctctcccctcactggcGTGTgtgcctggggggtggggggtggtgcaCCTGACTGAGGAGAGAGTTGCCAGTCCAGGCCCAGGTCCAGTGCAGGCTGGATCTCTCCGTGCTGTGACTGTTGTATGTCTGTGCTTGACGGGGTCCGTGGGCAGGTGCACGGGCCTGGCCAGGCAAGAGTTTGCTCAGTAGACTGACCCTCTCCGTGTGCATCTCCCCAAACCCTGCCTTGCACCAGCCTGTACGGAAGCCACAGTCACATGGGGCCATTGCAATTGAAATGAATGGAAGTAAAAAGCCAGTGCCTCCATGAACGACGTTGGCCACATTGCAAGCGCTCAATAGCCCGTAGGGCTGCGCGACGATCAGAGCGGCTACGGAACCTTCCACCGCCGCAGGAAGTTCTGTAAGAGCGCGCCCGCCTAGACCCGACTGCGGTTAGAGCTGTTCCTCTGGCCCCTCCGTAACTCCCGTGTTTTTGTTCCCTGCCGCAGAGTCCAGGCGTTGGCCCCGAGCCTCCGGGCGTGGCTGGCGGCGGGGATGGCGCAGTACAAGGGCACGATGCGCGAGGCCGGCCGGGCCCTGCACCTGATCAAGAAGCGCGAGAAGCAGAAGGAGCAGATGGAGGTGCTGAAGCAGCGGATCGCCGAGGAGACCATCGCCAAGTCGCAGGTGGACAAGAAGTTCTCGGCTCACTACGACGCGGTGGAGGCCAAGCTGAAGTCGAGCACGGTGGGGCTGGTGACCCTGAACGACATGAAGGCGCGGCAGGAGGCCCTGGTGCGCGAGCGGGAGATGCAGCTGGCGCAGCGCGCGCGGCGGGAGCAGCGGCGCCGGCAGCTGCAGGCGCAGCGCGAGCGGGAGCGCAAGCGGGAGCAGCGGCGCCAGATCTGCGGCCTGTCCTTCTCGCCCGACGACGGCGACGGACGGCGACGGCGACGGCGACGGCGAGGCGGccgaggaggagaaggaggccgGGCCGCCGGCGCCCGGCCGGCCCCGCAGGCACCTGGGCAAGGACCCGGCCGTGGACACCAGCTTCCTGCCGGACCGCGAGCGCGAGGAGGAGGAGCGGCGGCTGCGCGAGGAGCTGCGGCGAGAGTGGGAGGCGCGGCGCGAGCGCGTGAAGCGCGAGGAGGTGGAGGTGACGTTCAGCTACTGGGACGGCTGCGGGCACCGGCGCGCGGCGCGCATCCACAAGGGCGGCACGGTGCAGCAGTTCCTCAAGAAGGCGCTGCAGGCGCTGCGCCGCGACTTCCGCGAGCTGCGCGCGGCCGGCGTGGAGCAGCTCATGTTCGTCAAGGAGGACCTGATCCTGCCGCACTACCACACCTTCTACGACCTGATCGTGGCCCAGGCGCGCGGCAAGAGCGGGCCGCTCTTCGCCTTCGACGTGCACGACGACGTGCGGCTGCTCAGCGACGCCACCCGGGAGAAGGACGAGTCGCACGCGGGCAAGGTGGTGCTGCGCAGCTGGTACGAGAAGAACAAGCACATCTTCCCCGCCAGCCGCTGGGAGCCCTACGACCCCGAGAAGAAGTGGGACCGCTACACCGTCCGCTGAGGCCGCGGGCGCGGGGCCCCGGCTCGGCGCGGCGGCCGCGACCTCCGGGCTGACACTTGCGTAATAAAGACGGAGGCTTCGCGTTGTGCCCGCGTGGTCCTTCTGTGGCGGACGCTGTGTTGGGTTGTGGGGCTGATTTCGGGGGAGTTTCGGTGCGGCCTGGCTCTGCCGGGCCCCGGGAAGGCACGCGGCCGCCCTGGACAGCAGTGAGAGTCAGGGTCCGCGTTGGGACCTGGGTCACGGTGTTCTAGCCCGGAGTCAGGGGCGTGGACTTGACCCCCCGGCTGTCTGGGTTCCGGGCCCAGCCCAGCTGCTTACTCGCTACTGATGGAAACTCTGCGTGGTTTCCCCGCCTGTAATTAAGGGTGACAGTAGCGCGTAGCGCACAAGGTGGACCCGAGGATGAAATGGGGTAACAGCTGTGAGGCACTTAGCGCTCGACAAACACCTGCTCGTATTCTCATGGTCTTGGCTAAGTGACTTAAAGGACTGCTGTGACCCACTTCAGAACCATGTGCGGGCAAAGTGACCTGCCAGCACTTTCCCCAGGATCGGGGAGGGAGTGGCTCACAGACTGGGGGAGCAGCCCCGCCTTGGGCGTTCCTTAGCTGGGTCGTTTGCCCGCAGGAGTCAGGGGGTGGGGCTTCTCCTTTTGCTTCAAGCTCCATCGCGCCTCCACACAGCACACATGCCCGAAGGtttaacattttgatgttttattcatTGTGTTACCTTTGTTTCTTAAAACATTGCATTAGAGTATTTATCTTGATGACTCTGTTTAGGGGCataccccaccccccactctGTCCTATACTTACTGCCCAAGGCCAGTGCCTCTCTCACTTTACCGGGTCCCAGCTCCCAGCGAAAGGAGggacactttttttcccttggagtTCCTGCCTCTACCCATAAATGAGAGCTTGCACAGGAAACACCGATGCTCCAAGTCCGGGAGCCTCAGCCTGGCTACCCCTTGGGATCACGTGGGAAGCTTTTAAACCTCCCTGATCCCAGGTCACACCCAGAGCccactgcccagctccccaggttTTCACTGTGAGTAGGGTTGGAGAAGGAATGTGTCAGCGTTGCCTTCTCTCTACCTCCCTTTGCTAACTCCTCCCTGAGACTCCGTGCAGTAAGGGCACCGGGGTCAGGGCTCTGGGTCTCTTCACTGGGTATGAAGTGGATGCTCACTGCCCAGAGCATGAcccttggaccagcagcagctGCATGTGGCAGCTTCTAGAAAAGCAGAcactcaggtcccaccccagacctggtGAATCAGAATGTGTGTTCCAACGAGAGCCCCGGGGCCTTCACGTGCACACTAAGCCACGGGTCTACTTCCCAGCATATCCGCTCAAGGCCGACTCTTGAGCGCACAGTGGAACCCCACATCTTTGGTTGCAGGTCCCAGCCACACTCTCTAATCCGGCTTTGATTTCAACATTGGTACGCTATCGACAGTCCAACTCCCGCATCAGTTTCCTAACTGATTTCGTGTTACCTAGGTTCAGGTTCTGCTGCACGTGACAAAAACCCCAAAGTAACAGTGGCTTCAGCAAGCCTAGTTCTCTTCCTCATAAAGGTCTAGAGGTAAATTTGTATTGAATCAAGGACCCAGGCTACTTCCATCCTGTTCTTTCATCAAAGTGGCCTCCATATCTATAGTTACCTCACAACCCAAGATAGCAGCTCCAGCTCCAACCATCATGTCCCCAtcccaggaagaagaaaggaagtaaggggagaaagaaagtgcAAAAGGCACGAGGTGGCTGTCTCTTAAGAATTCTTGTAAACCAACAAATAGTACTTTGGTTCAGATCCTTTTTGCCAGAACTTGGTTACTTGGCCACACCTTGCAGCAAAGGAAGCTGGGAGATGTAGTCTTGAGTACAGCTGTGTCCTGTGAGGCCAACATGACAACCATCACGCCATGAAAACACAATTCCAGCTGTGACAGCGGATTCCCCCGTCCTTGCGGTTAGTTCTCCCAGTTTTCATCCTCACctattttgatgctctgttgcTAAAAGCACACAGTGTTAAGGACTATTACATCTTCTTGAAGAACTGGCCCTTTTATCGTTACAGAATATCCTTTTTTATCCCTAATAACCCTCCTTGCTTTGAaatctgctttgtctgaaattaaatTTAGCTACTCCTGATTTCTTGGGATTAGCACGATATATTTTTCTCCACGTATTTACTCTTAATCTGTAtatcttcatatttaaagtgggtttcttatgGAGACAgcacatacagttgacccttgaacaacatgggggttcGGGGTGCTGACCCTCCCTGCAGTCAAAAATCAAAGTATCACTTTTCAGTTGGTCCTCTGTATCTGGGGTTCCACACCTGCAGAGTCAACCAACCCAGGATTGTGTAAGGCTGTAGGATGtagttaatgaaaaaaagagtCCATGTGtggtggacccacacagttcaaacccgtgttgttcaaggttAACTGTGATTGGGTTGTAGTTTTTGATCCACCCTGACAATCTCAGTCTTTCAGGTTGGTGCATTTAGGCCACTGATATTCAAAGTGATTATTAATATGGCTGGGTTAAtgtctattttctattttctgtttgttacccttgttctttgttcctgtttttgtcttccactctttttctgcctttcgtagttttaactgagcattttataggattccagtttctcttctttcttagcatatcagttatacttgaaaaagaaaacttttgttaGCAtttgccctagagtttgcaatgCACATTGACAAGTAGCACAAGTCCACTTTCACGTAACACTGTGTCACGTCACGGTGGTGTGGGTACTGGATAATAACAATACGGTCCCAGTTCCTCCCTCCAGTGCCTTGTGTTATTCGTGTCATTCACTCCGTTGATGTGTACGGCACATAAGCACATATATGACATGCACACAAGCATACGTTACCAAATACATTGTTGCTATCATTTTGGCCAAACTTACCTGTTAGACCAGTTAAGAATAAGAAGGGGGCATACAGCTCAAGTGGCGAAGTGCATACTTAGCGtacacggggtcctgggttcaatccccagtacctcctccaaaagtaaatacGTGATTagccacccccaaaataaataactaaataaaattttttaaggttaagaaaagtaaattttttggtatctatttattataatattttaatttattataagtacataatttatatataatatatatataagtatctGTTACACACGTTAAGCTCACTCTTCCTTCAGTGGTCTTCCTTTCTTTAGGAGGATCTTTCTTACGTGGAGGTTCTGtcctgtatcattttccttctctctgaagaacttcttttaacactTGTCACAAGGAAGGTCTATTGGCAACAAATGCCTTCAATGTTTACTTGGCGAAGTCTGGCTTTCCCCTTCACTTCTAAAGGATGACTTCACAGGGTAGAGAATCCAGGTTGGTGGGGTTTGTTGGTTTTCCTTCCATCGCTCTCGTTTCTCCCTGACCGTGTGGTTTCGGAGAAGCCAGGCGTAATTCTTGCCTTTGTTTCTCTGCAGGAAAGGTGTTTCTTCCCTCTGGGTTGttccaggatttctttttttctctatctttgattttctgtgtttttaaaatgatctgctagaggtgatttttgttttgctttgttttgggtgCTTTGAGGGGGAGTGTTTGTCCCGTTTGGTCTTCTCTGAGCTTTGTGAATCCGCGGTTTGGCGTCTGGCGTTAACTTGGGGAAATCCTCGGTCATTACTGTTTCCTGTATTTCTCGggttccttcccctcttctccttcaggTAATCCCATCGCGAGTAGGTTCCATCTTGTGTAGTTGTCCCACAGTCCTTGGCTATTCTgttctggtgttttgtttttgtttatttgtttaatctttgttgtctttgcttttcagGTTGGGAATTTTCTGGTGAGACATCAGAGATCAGAGACTCTTTCCTCAGCAGGGAGCAGTCCACCAAGAGGCTCCTCAAAGGCGGCCTTCATCTCTGCGGCAGTGCTTGACCGCTGGGCTTTCCTTGTGGGTCTTAGGAGTTCCATCTCTCTGCTTGTGTTGCCTGTCTGTTCTCAAATGCTTCTTACGCTGCCTGTGAGAATATTAGCATATTTAAATTCTGGATCTGATCATTCTAACATCCCAGCCATGTCCAGTTCCAGTGTGTTCTCTGTCTCTGCAAATTGtggttttttcccttctgctgAGCCCGGTAATATTTCTCTCGGTAGCTGGACGTGATACAGCAGGTAACCTGCGGAGGAGCTTCTCGTGGCTTTCTCTCCCCGCTTGGGTGGAGCAGGGCGGCGAGCGGTGTCTGGATCTGGGATGTCCCTTCCCCAGCAGGGTCTGATGACACCCCAgcaggctgggctctgggaggaCAGAACGCTCTGGTGTATTCAAGACCctctcctctccccgccccctgctGGAGGCGGGAAGGGATTTTTCTTCGATAATCACTATGGGAACCTGAGCGAGCTGCTGGAAGTAAAACTCGCAGAAGTGTGCCCACTCCCGCTCCAGCCCCGTGACCGAGTCCCCTGGAGTTCTCAGATCTCAGAGTTGCCCACAATGAGCGTGGTGTAATCCACCGATGACAGCCCGGGTGTCTGCTTTCCAGCACCGGTTCCTGCAGAGGCTTCCGCTGTTAAGTTGTGATGCTCTGTATCCAACTGTCTCTCCAGTTTTGAGGGCAGCAGTGTGCCCTATGACCTTACTTCTCTGTGGGgtctaagaagagttgttgatgtTCTCAGTTTGTTTGACTTTTTACTTGTTGCCAGCATGGAGTGGCGACTTCAAGTTCCTTATATGCCTAAGCCGGAAACCAGAAGCGCCCCTGACCCCCACCAACATTTAGAGGCATTCTAGTAATTGCAGCCTCTTGAGCGCACACGTCCTGCAGCCGCCTGCCCGCCCCAGCCTGCGCCGGCTTCTCTGTGCTCTGCGCGCCGGCCGCTCCAGGCCCTCCCTCCACCACGACCCCGGGAGCCC
The Camelus ferus isolate YT-003-E chromosome 20, BCGSAC_Cfer_1.0, whole genome shotgun sequence genome window above contains:
- the FAM50B gene encoding LOW QUALITY PROTEIN: protein FAM50B (The sequence of the model RefSeq protein was modified relative to this genomic sequence to represent the inferred CDS: deleted 1 base in 1 codon), translating into MAQYKGTMREAGRALHLIKKREKQKEQMEVLKQRIAEETIAKSQVDKKFSAHYDAVEAKLKSSTVGLVTLNDMKARQEALVREREMQLAQRARREQRRRQLQAQRERERKREQRRQICGLSFSPDDGDGGDGDGDGEAAEEEKEAGPPAPGRPRRHLGKDPAVDTSFLPDREREEEERRLREELRREWEARRERVKREEVEVTFSYWDGCGHRRAARIHKGGTVQQFLKKALQALRRDFRELRAAGVEQLMFVKEDLILPHYHTFYDLIVAQARGKSGPLFAFDVHDDVRLLSDATREKDESHAGKVVLRSWYEKNKHIFPASRWEPYDPEKKWDRYTVR